The DNA sequence CCCCGCGAGCCCACACTCGCCGAGAAGCGGTCCCGCGAGCAGAAGCTGCGCGCGGACCGCGAGGCCGTGCGCCTCAAGGAGGCCCGCTCCAAGACCACCAAGCGGGTGCTGATCGGCGCCGGGGCGACAGTCGGTGTCGTCGCCCTGATCGCAGCGGTCTACGCGGGCTCAGGTGGGGCCTCGGAGGAGGAGCGGGTCGCCGACGCGCGCTGCGTCGACAACCAGGGCGTCGTCGTGCCGGACGAGAACTGCAGCGGCGCCCAGAGCCAGGGCCAGGTGTCCACCGGTGGCGGCGGCTTCGCCTTCGTGCCGATCTTCCTGGGCGGCGGCGGCCGCCAGTACCACTACAACTACGGCGGCACCGGCGGTGTCGGGCAGGTCGCGACCGGGGGGACCGTCTCCCCGCCGCCCAGTGGCACCACGGTCCGCAGCGGCACGACCGGCTCGACCATCGGCTCGGCCACCCGCAGCGGCACGATCTCCCGGGGCGGTCTCGGCGTGGGCGGCGGATCGTCGTCGTCCTCGGGCGGGTCCGGCTCGTCCAGCGGGAGCTGAGGGCGTGCGACGCGAACGCGGCACCCCCCGCCCGGACTGGCAGCGCACCGTCGCCGAGCAGGGGCTCGCCTTCGGCACCCCCGGCCGGGACGGCTCGGGCAACGAGCGGCCCTACTGGGACGAGTCGGTGCACTACGTCTTCGAGATGGACGAGATCCTGTCCCTCGAGGCCGACGTCGAGGTGCTCCAGTCGATGTGCTTGTCGGCGGTCGACCACGTCGTCACCACCGAGCGGTTCCGGGACTTCGCGCTGCCCGAGTGGTGCTGGGAGCAGGTCGCGCAGTCCTGGCGCCGCTCGGACCCGCACCTCTACGGCCGCTTCGACCTGCGCTACGACGGCTCCGGCCCGGCCAAGCTGCTGGAGTACAACGCCGACACCCCCACCTCGCTGCTGGAGGCCTCGATCCTGCAGTGGCACTGGCTCCAGGACGTCCACCCCGGCGACGACCAGTGGAACTCCCTGCACGAGAAGCTCGTCGAACGCTGGGGCGAGCTGAAGGGGCTGCTGCCGTCGTCGGAGGTGCACGTCACCTGGTCCGGCGCCGAGTCCACCGGCGAGGACCACATCACCGTCGGCTACCTCCAGGAGACCGCCGCCGAGGCGGGCCTGGACACCGTCGGACTGTCCATCGAGGACATCGGCTGGGACTCCGCTCTGGACCGCTTCGTCGACCTCGAGGAAGCTCCGATGTCGACGGTCTTCAAGCTCTACCCGTGGGAGTGGATGCTGACCGACGAGTTCGGCAAGCACGTCACCCGCAGCCTCCCCGAGACACTGTGGCTCGAGCCGCTGTGGAAGACCCTGCTGTCGAACAAGGCGCTGCTCGCGGTGCTCTGGGAGATGTACCCCGGGCACCCGAACCTGCTGCCCGCCTCGCTCGGCAACCCCGGGATCCTCACCGAGTACGTCCGCAAGCCCCTGCTGGGGCGCGAGGGCGCCAACATCGCGATCGTCGCTCCCGGCTACGAGACCGCCACCGGCGGCGTCTACGGCGACGAGGGCTTCGTGTACCAGATGTTCGACCCGCTGCCCGAGTTCGACGGGTTCCGGCCCTGCCT is a window from the Pseudonocardia sp. HH130629-09 genome containing:
- a CDS encoding glutathionylspermidine synthase family protein, with amino-acid sequence MRRERGTPRPDWQRTVAEQGLAFGTPGRDGSGNERPYWDESVHYVFEMDEILSLEADVEVLQSMCLSAVDHVVTTERFRDFALPEWCWEQVAQSWRRSDPHLYGRFDLRYDGSGPAKLLEYNADTPTSLLEASILQWHWLQDVHPGDDQWNSLHEKLVERWGELKGLLPSSEVHVTWSGAESTGEDHITVGYLQETAAEAGLDTVGLSIEDIGWDSALDRFVDLEEAPMSTVFKLYPWEWMLTDEFGKHVTRSLPETLWLEPLWKTLLSNKALLAVLWEMYPGHPNLLPASLGNPGILTEYVRKPLLGREGANIAIVAPGYETATGGVYGDEGFVYQMFDPLPEFDGFRPCLGAWLVGDTAAGLGIRETAGLITDDGAAFVPHRIPES